In bacterium, the DNA window TTGATAGGGGTGGATATAAATATACTGGTAGAATTAAAGTTTTAGCTGAGTCTGCAAGAAAAGGAGGTCTAAAATTTTAGAAAAAGAAAATTTACTTGGTGAAACAGAAGAAAAACAAATTGTAATTGAAATAAGAAGAGTGACAAAGGTTACAAAAGGTGGGAAAAATTTAGGTTTTAGAGCAATTGTTGTTGTTGGAGATGGTAAAGGAAGAGCTGGTTTTGGAGTTGGTAAAGCAAATGAGGTTCCAGAGGCAATAAGGAAAGCAGTGGGACAGGCAAGAAAGAATATGATAGAAGTTCCTTTAAAAGAAGGAACGATTCCACATGATGTAGAAAGTAAATTCGGTCCTTCAAGAGTAATTTTAAAACCTGCTTCTAAAGGACATGGTATGGTGGCAGGGAGGACCATAAGAGCATTATTTGATGTATGTGGAATAAAAGATGTTACATGTAAATGTCTTGGTTCAACAAACCCGATAAATGTTTTACATGCTACGGTAAAGGCATTAAGTAAAATAAAAATAAGGA includes these proteins:
- the rpsE gene encoding 30S ribosomal protein S5 codes for the protein MLEKENLLGETEEKQIVIEIRRVTKVTKGGKNLGFRAIVVVGDGKGRAGFGVGKANEVPEAIRKAVGQARKNMIEVPLKEGTIPHDVESKFGPSRVILKPASKGHGMVAGRTIRALFDVCGIKDVTCKCLGSTNPINVLHATVKALSKIKIRSEENET